A genomic stretch from bacterium includes:
- a CDS encoding zf-HC2 domain-containing protein, whose amino-acid sequence MARRISCEQISPILSAYLDGELSKAERESVEWHLQECERCRSELRELESVKSFARQVEEVQPPISLRERIMARVAKEQECEVVRPLLTLYADGDISEAEKEKVEEHIAMCGDCKEELEGEKKLQELLHSLPEVEAPRYLRQRIYAAIERRPIFLRRIAIGFTTLAAAASLVFFALPIHHPTTSPTTPAVAQRILSSREPVKREVKPAATAKRLARVVPKEKVKETTRREKAVIPPAISQAPQEATVVVPQVPQEEVSQPTVSQTSSTQPSEKPAQVETNQKEVKVAEQPQPAKETSPAEGIKVAVKPQTSVSELLKEATSSFQKPSLPSKIGERLDKSIVIGVARIEF is encoded by the coding sequence ATGGCAAGAAGAATCAGCTGCGAGCAAATCTCTCCCATCCTTTCCGCCTACTTGGACGGAGAACTCTCCAAAGCGGAAAGGGAAAGTGTTGAGTGGCACCTCCAAGAGTGTGAGAGGTGCAGGAGCGAGTTGAGGGAGCTGGAGAGTGTAAAGAGCTTCGCCCGCCAGGTTGAGGAGGTTCAGCCTCCCATCTCCCTCAGAGAGAGGATTATGGCAAGGGTTGCGAAGGAGCAGGAATGCGAGGTCGTTCGCCCCTTGCTGACCCTCTATGCGGATGGCGATATCTCCGAAGCCGAGAAAGAGAAGGTTGAGGAGCATATCGCTATGTGCGGGGATTGCAAGGAAGAGCTGGAAGGAGAAAAGAAGCTGCAAGAGCTTCTCCATTCCCTTCCCGAGGTGGAAGCTCCTCGCTATCTCAGGCAGAGGATATACGCCGCAATAGAGAGGAGACCCATCTTCTTGCGTCGCATTGCGATTGGCTTCACCACTCTTGCTGCTGCCGCTTCCCTCGTTTTCTTCGCTCTCCCCATCCATCACCCCACGACCTCGCCCACCACTCCTGCAGTCGCTCAAAGAATCCTGTCCTCTCGTGAACCCGTAAAAAGGGAGGTCAAGCCTGCTGCTACTGCTAAGAGGTTGGCTAGGGTGGTTCCTAAAGAGAAGGTAAAGGAAACCACAAGGCGGGAGAAGGCTGTGATTCCACCAGCTATTTCCCAAGCTCCCCAAGAGGCAACCGTTGTAGTTCCTCAGGTTCCACAAGAGGAAGTTTCCCAGCCAACCGTTAGCCAGACTTCTTCAACTCAGCCGAGCGAAAAACCCGCACAGGTGGAGACAAATCAGAAAGAGGTAAAGGTCGCAGAGCAACCCCAACCCGCTAAGGAAACCTCTCCAGCTGAAGGGATAAAGGTAGCGGTTAAGCCCCAAACCTCCGTTTCCGAGCTTCTCAAGGAAGCAACGAGCTCCTTCCAGAAACCTTCTCTACCCTCCAAGATAGGTGAGCGTTTGGACAAAAGCATTGTCATCGGGGTAGCGAGGATTGAGTTCTAA
- the recA gene encoding recombinase RecA, which translates to MDKEKALELALSQVEKQFGKGAIMRLGEATRLAVDVIPTGSLALDIALGIGGIPRGRISEIYGQEASGKTTLALHIIAEAQKLGGNAAFLDAEHALDPFYAKKLGIDIDNLLVSQPDTGEQALEIVDVLVRSGAVDVIVVDSVAALVPRAEIEGEMGDAHMGLQARLMSQALRKISGSVSKSRTACVFINQVREKIGVLFGNPETTPGGRALKFWSSVRIDMRKIDNIKRGAENVGIRVRAKVVKNKLAPPFRTAEFDILFGSGIDKVGDVLETAVAIGYITKSGSWYTLGDQRIGQGKESARNYLIEHPDILQSLEQKIRKELTEGRLQPKWLIGESTLPFLGEETE; encoded by the coding sequence ATGGATAAGGAAAAGGCACTTGAGTTGGCGCTATCCCAAGTGGAGAAGCAGTTCGGCAAGGGAGCGATTATGCGTCTTGGGGAGGCTACCCGCTTAGCGGTTGATGTCATCCCCACAGGTTCCCTTGCTTTGGATATAGCGTTGGGGATTGGTGGAATTCCCCGAGGGAGGATAAGCGAGATATATGGGCAGGAGGCTTCTGGAAAAACAACCCTCGCCCTTCATATCATCGCTGAGGCACAGAAGTTGGGAGGAAACGCCGCTTTCCTTGATGCCGAGCATGCCTTAGACCCCTTCTATGCAAAGAAACTGGGAATAGATATTGACAATCTCCTCGTCTCTCAGCCGGATACCGGTGAGCAGGCTTTGGAGATAGTGGATGTTTTGGTGCGAAGCGGGGCGGTGGATGTGATAGTTGTGGATTCCGTAGCGGCGCTAGTTCCGCGGGCTGAGATTGAGGGGGAGATGGGGGATGCTCATATGGGTTTGCAAGCAAGATTGATGTCGCAGGCTTTGAGGAAGATAAGCGGTTCCGTTTCCAAATCCCGCACTGCTTGTGTGTTCATCAATCAGGTGAGGGAGAAGATTGGCGTTCTCTTCGGCAACCCCGAGACCACTCCAGGAGGAAGAGCTTTGAAGTTCTGGTCTTCCGTTCGGATTGATATGAGGAAGATTGATAATATAAAACGAGGAGCGGAAAATGTGGGCATAAGGGTAAGGGCTAAGGTCGTTAAGAACAAGCTTGCTCCCCCCTTCCGAACGGCGGAATTTGATATCCTATTCGGGTCTGGTATAGATAAGGTGGGAGATGTTTTGGAAACCGCTGTAGCAATCGGCTACATAACCAAGAGCGGGAGCTGGTATACTCTCGGCGACCAACGGATTGGACAGGGAAAGGAATCTGCGAGGAATTATCTCATTGAGCATCCCGACATTCTCCAATCGCTTGAGCAGAAGATAAGAAAGGAGTTGACGGAGGGGAGACTTCAGCCGAAGTGGTTGATTGGCGAGAGTACCTTGCCCTTCCTTGGAGAGGAAACCGAATAA
- a CDS encoding NCS2 family permease — protein sequence MRDKLLSFFKVEEAGSNLRTEIIAGLTTFMTMSYIVFANPHILENAGLPLTATIGMTALAAAIPTLAMGLWANYPFALAPGMGLNAFLAFEVCKKMGYSWQTGMGVIFIEGLIVTLFVLTRVREMVMNAIPLSLKRAISVGIGLLIAFIGLKDAHLVVSSPATLVTFGTIKSKGTLLSLFGLFLTAFLMAKNIRGAILLGIIISTIVAIPLGLARFPEQVFSIPSFETFAKLDIASALNLALIPIIFAFLITDFFDTMGTVIGVGGQGGFLTPDGKLPRLNRVLLVDSLAAMWGALCSASSVTTYIESAAGVGEGGKTGLVSLVVAILFIITAFFAPLLSIVPSEAVAPALIIVGFLMMTVVKDIPWNDIEEAFPSFVILLTIPLTYSISHGIGYGFIAYSLVKLLLGKAREVHPLMFIISLIFVVSFIIY from the coding sequence ATGCGGGATAAATTGCTTTCCTTCTTCAAGGTTGAAGAGGCAGGTTCCAATCTTCGTACAGAAATAATCGCTGGCTTGACAACATTTATGACGATGTCCTACATCGTCTTCGCTAACCCCCATATCCTTGAGAACGCCGGGCTACCCCTCACCGCGACTATCGGGATGACCGCCCTCGCAGCTGCCATCCCCACATTGGCTATGGGACTATGGGCAAACTATCCCTTTGCCCTCGCCCCTGGGATGGGATTAAACGCCTTCCTCGCATTTGAAGTTTGCAAGAAGATGGGATATAGCTGGCAAACCGGTATGGGAGTGATTTTTATTGAGGGGTTAATAGTAACGCTCTTCGTTCTCACGAGGGTGAGGGAGATGGTTATGAACGCGATTCCCCTCTCTTTAAAGAGGGCTATAAGCGTAGGGATAGGATTACTCATAGCTTTCATAGGGCTGAAGGATGCGCATCTCGTAGTCTCTTCCCCAGCAACCCTCGTAACTTTCGGCACCATAAAGTCAAAGGGAACCCTTCTCTCCCTTTTCGGTCTCTTTCTAACCGCTTTTTTGATGGCCAAAAATATCAGGGGAGCGATTTTACTGGGGATAATAATATCAACGATAGTGGCGATACCTTTGGGTTTAGCCAGGTTCCCCGAGCAGGTTTTCTCCATTCCCAGTTTTGAGACTTTCGCCAAGCTGGACATAGCTTCCGCCCTCAACTTGGCTCTTATCCCTATAATCTTCGCTTTTCTCATAACGGATTTCTTTGATACGATGGGGACGGTGATAGGGGTAGGAGGGCAGGGAGGATTTCTCACACCAGATGGAAAGCTCCCTCGGCTAAATAGAGTATTACTCGTTGATTCCCTCGCAGCGATGTGGGGAGCCCTATGTAGCGCCTCCTCGGTCACGACTTATATTGAATCGGCTGCTGGGGTAGGGGAAGGAGGAAAAACTGGTCTTGTTTCCCTTGTCGTTGCGATACTCTTTATAATAACTGCCTTCTTCGCTCCCCTTCTCTCAATAGTTCCAAGCGAGGCTGTTGCGCCTGCCCTCATAATAGTAGGTTTTCTGATGATGACGGTTGTCAAGGATATACCTTGGAATGATATAGAAGAGGCTTTCCCTTCCTTCGTGATTCTCCTTACCATCCCTTTAACCTACAGCATCTCTCACGGGATTGGCTACGGCTTCATCGCTTATTCCCTCGTCAAGCTCCTCCTCGGCAAGGCGAGGGAAGTCCACCCCTTGATGTTCATTATCTCCTTGATTTTCGTGGTTTCCTTTATCATCTATTAA
- a CDS encoding glycine--tRNA ligase subunit beta, with protein sequence MDFLWEIGCEELPPHFIPQAIKQLKEGAEKLLNQKDVSFSKISAYGTPRRLVLYIEDIAPIQKEKILEIKGPPYHIAFDDKGNPTQSAFGFARSQGVNVDELIVKEDKQGKYVYALKKEAGRPTGEILKEVLPELFSSVFLPKSMRWDASGLRFIRPVRWLLALLGNDILELRLGDLLSSNKTYLERYLKEEFTPKSIEEYFEKLREVGIVLEPIKRREIIINGANELAESVGGEIASNDELLEKVTFLNEKPRPFLGRIDERFLHLPKEVIITAMQSYLNLFPIVDEEGKLLPYFVGVRDGDEEGLENVIEGYEEVLKARLADAHFFFEEDLKVSLEERSKQLNGIIFLGGLGTIADKVERMISVISSLSIDGDIKEKAIRVARLCRADLTTNMVKEFPDLQGIIGRCYALLQGEEEEVASAIYESYQYNLSPDGIWTPLGRLISLVDKMDTLVGAFNLGLQPTGSSDPFALRRACQTVIDILRDEKKIQFKDLLEKVIQTYTEKGIEPKGMDELREFIKNRIGLSLRDMGIRYDIVNAVLAGELEDIRDVFQRALALEELRENEEFIPAVMASVRLINILRQGERRGEKIREEVKEELLLLPEEKELYEQGRKVREKVEELRQNEDYKSIFLELSSLKDLINRFFDKVLVMTEDDELRANRLALVNSIWKMFFLFGDLSQIVIEG encoded by the coding sequence ATGGATTTCCTCTGGGAAATAGGATGTGAGGAACTTCCGCCTCACTTCATTCCTCAGGCGATTAAACAATTAAAGGAAGGAGCGGAAAAGCTTCTCAATCAAAAAGACGTCTCTTTCTCAAAGATTTCCGCCTATGGAACTCCAAGACGCCTCGTCCTTTACATTGAAGATATCGCCCCAATACAAAAAGAGAAAATCTTGGAGATTAAAGGTCCTCCTTATCATATAGCATTTGATGATAAGGGAAATCCAACCCAATCTGCATTTGGTTTCGCGCGCTCCCAGGGGGTGAATGTTGACGAACTGATTGTTAAGGAGGATAAACAAGGGAAATATGTTTACGCCCTGAAAAAAGAGGCGGGACGCCCCACAGGCGAAATCTTGAAGGAAGTCTTACCGGAGCTCTTCTCCTCTGTCTTCTTGCCCAAATCTATGCGCTGGGATGCCTCAGGGCTGAGATTCATCCGTCCCGTCCGCTGGCTTCTCGCCCTCTTAGGAAATGACATCCTTGAATTGAGATTGGGCGATTTGCTCTCCTCTAATAAAACTTATTTGGAAAGATATCTCAAAGAAGAATTCACCCCTAAGAGCATTGAGGAATATTTTGAAAAATTGCGAGAGGTAGGAATAGTATTAGAACCTATTAAAAGGAGGGAAATCATCATTAATGGAGCGAATGAGCTCGCTGAAAGCGTGGGAGGAGAGATAGCTTCCAACGATGAGTTGTTGGAGAAAGTTACCTTTTTGAACGAGAAACCCCGCCCATTCCTGGGCAGGATAGATGAACGCTTCCTCCATCTGCCCAAGGAAGTTATCATAACCGCTATGCAAAGCTATCTCAACCTTTTCCCCATTGTGGATGAGGAGGGAAAGCTTCTACCCTATTTCGTTGGAGTGAGGGACGGTGATGAGGAGGGCTTGGAGAATGTAATAGAGGGATATGAGGAGGTGTTAAAAGCTCGCTTAGCGGATGCTCATTTCTTCTTCGAAGAGGATTTAAAAGTTTCCCTTGAGGAGAGAAGCAAACAGCTGAACGGGATAATCTTCCTGGGTGGATTGGGCACGATAGCGGATAAAGTGGAGAGGATGATATCCGTTATATCCTCCCTTTCCATAGATGGTGATATTAAGGAGAAAGCTATAAGGGTTGCGAGATTATGTAGAGCGGACCTAACCACGAATATGGTAAAGGAATTCCCCGACCTCCAGGGAATTATTGGCAGATGTTATGCCCTTCTCCAAGGGGAAGAGGAGGAGGTAGCGAGCGCTATTTACGAATCCTATCAATACAACCTCTCTCCCGATGGTATATGGACACCGCTCGGCAGGTTAATCAGTTTGGTGGATAAAATGGATACGCTCGTGGGCGCATTCAATCTCGGCTTACAGCCAACCGGGTCTTCAGACCCATTCGCATTGAGGAGGGCTTGCCAAACTGTAATAGATATCCTGCGGGATGAAAAGAAAATCCAGTTTAAAGATTTATTAGAAAAAGTTATACAAACTTATACAGAAAAGGGAATAGAACCAAAGGGAATGGACGAGCTGCGGGAATTCATCAAAAATAGGATTGGGCTCTCCTTGAGGGATATGGGGATAAGATACGACATCGTAAACGCCGTCTTGGCGGGAGAATTAGAGGATATAAGAGATGTCTTCCAGAGAGCTCTTGCCCTTGAGGAGCTTAGAGAGAATGAGGAGTTCATACCCGCTGTTATGGCGTCGGTCAGGTTAATTAATATACTTCGTCAGGGAGAGCGGAGGGGGGAGAAAATAAGGGAAGAAGTGAAGGAGGAACTGCTTCTCCTCCCCGAGGAAAAAGAGCTTTATGAGCAGGGGAGAAAAGTCAGGGAAAAAGTGGAGGAACTCAGGCAAAATGAGGATTACAAATCCATTTTCCTTGAGCTTTCTTCTCTAAAGGATTTGATAAATAGATTCTTTGATAAGGTTTTGGTTATGACGGAAGATGATGAGTTGAGGGCGAATAGGCTTGCCCTCGTCAACTCAATCTGGAAGATGTTTTTCCTCTTCGGCGATTTATCTCAAATCGTTATTGAGGGATGA
- a CDS encoding sulfatase: MKDLNFIVIVSDTFRRDNLSFYGNRSLKTQTPNLDKLAKESVVFMKHFTASFPTIPNRRDLFTGKFTFTYTDWAPLSQEEIVLSQLLTSAGYTTMFIVDTPHLMNQGYNYARGFSAWTWIRGQENDRYRTAPKDVKLPCSPEKLRDTTRTVTQYLRNVHHRKYEEDYFCAQTMIEAIHWLEENYRDGKFFLYIDTFDPHEPWDPPKWYVDLYDPDYKGEEVIYPVYGPADYLTKEELKHMRALYSGEATMVDKWIGKLLGKIEDLGLLDNTVIVFTTDHGFYLGEHNLVGKITKLYREVREIPLFIRFPQGKHLKVDALTQPPDLMPTILELAGVEIPQTVQGKSLLPIIEGKEKGREIAVSSWAIIHGPAAEERVSLNPYNWAKYAWRLKPSTITDGVWALIVGAGDMHPELYHLPSDPNEEINVIDDYRAKAEELFEKYIAYLREWDTKEEYIQQRRL, translated from the coding sequence ATGAAGGATTTAAACTTTATCGTTATCGTCTCCGATACATTTAGAAGAGACAACCTCTCTTTCTATGGAAATCGTTCCCTCAAAACGCAAACCCCCAACTTGGATAAGCTCGCTAAGGAATCGGTTGTATTTATGAAACATTTCACTGCCTCATTCCCCACCATCCCCAACCGACGGGACCTTTTCACCGGCAAATTCACCTTCACCTACACCGACTGGGCTCCCTTATCTCAAGAGGAAATCGTCCTCTCCCAACTGCTTACGTCAGCCGGCTATACAACGATGTTCATCGTAGATACTCCCCATCTTATGAATCAGGGCTACAACTACGCGAGGGGATTTTCCGCATGGACCTGGATAAGAGGGCAGGAGAACGATAGATATCGCACTGCCCCAAAGGATGTCAAACTCCCCTGCTCACCTGAGAAACTAAGGGATACAACGAGAACGGTGACCCAATATCTTCGCAATGTCCATCATAGGAAATATGAGGAGGATTATTTCTGCGCCCAAACTATGATTGAAGCCATCCACTGGCTTGAGGAGAATTATAGAGATGGGAAATTCTTCCTCTATATTGATACCTTTGACCCTCACGAGCCATGGGACCCTCCAAAGTGGTATGTAGACCTCTACGACCCGGATTATAAAGGCGAAGAGGTAATCTATCCCGTTTATGGTCCGGCGGACTATCTGACGAAGGAGGAATTGAAGCATATGCGTGCCCTATATTCTGGGGAAGCGACGATGGTTGATAAATGGATAGGGAAGTTGCTTGGTAAGATTGAGGATTTGGGGCTTTTGGATAATACGGTCATTGTCTTTACAACCGACCACGGATTCTATCTGGGCGAGCATAATTTGGTGGGGAAGATAACGAAGCTTTATCGTGAGGTGAGAGAGATTCCCTTGTTCATTCGCTTCCCTCAAGGGAAACATCTTAAAGTAGACGCCCTGACTCAGCCTCCCGATTTGATGCCAACAATCTTGGAGCTCGCCGGAGTTGAGATTCCCCAAACCGTTCAGGGAAAATCGCTTCTCCCGATAATTGAAGGAAAGGAAAAGGGAAGAGAAATCGCTGTTTCATCTTGGGCGATAATACATGGACCAGCCGCGGAGGAGAGGGTCTCCCTCAATCCCTATAATTGGGCTAAGTATGCTTGGAGGCTAAAGCCAAGCACGATAACAGATGGCGTATGGGCTCTCATCGTAGGAGCGGGAGATATGCATCCCGAGCTCTATCACCTTCCCTCTGACCCCAATGAGGAAATAAATGTAATAGATGACTACAGAGCCAAAGCGGAGGAGCTTTTTGAAAAATATATCGCGTATCTTAGGGAATGGGATACGAAGGAGGAATACATTCAGCAAAGGAGGTTGTGA
- the thpR gene encoding RNA 2',3'-cyclic phosphodiesterase produces the protein MADKTSQKIRCFIAVLLSEEVKEKAVEIQNRLRKANADVKWVERENLHITLRFLGEIEEAKVERVKRLMEDVAGRFSPQRLVFKGVGAFPDLKRPRVIWIGGEGDSLSKIAEDLETGIREIGIPPEKPFSFHLTLGRVRSPRNLGQLTKLMGEVGDVHIGEMMAEKMTLMRSILLPQGPQYSIIYEVEFKRG, from the coding sequence ATGGCTGATAAGACATCCCAAAAGATAAGATGCTTCATAGCGGTTCTCCTTTCCGAGGAGGTAAAGGAGAAGGCGGTTGAGATTCAGAATAGATTGAGGAAGGCGAATGCTGATGTAAAATGGGTGGAGAGGGAAAACCTTCATATAACGCTTCGCTTCTTAGGGGAGATAGAAGAGGCTAAGGTTGAAAGAGTGAAGAGATTGATGGAGGATGTGGCGGGGAGGTTTAGCCCGCAAAGGCTTGTTTTCAAGGGGGTGGGTGCGTTCCCTGATTTGAAGCGTCCAAGGGTCATTTGGATTGGTGGAGAAGGAGATTCCCTTTCCAAAATAGCGGAGGATTTGGAGACAGGAATTAGGGAGATTGGAATACCTCCTGAGAAGCCCTTCTCCTTTCATCTGACATTGGGGAGGGTGCGTTCCCCCAGGAATCTGGGACAATTGACGAAGCTTATGGGCGAGGTAGGCGATGTTCACATAGGCGAGATGATGGCGGAGAAGATGACGCTTATGCGAAGCATCCTCCTCCCACAAGGACCCCAATACTCAATCATCTATGAGGTAGAATTCAAGAGAGGGTGA
- a CDS encoding competence/damage-inducible protein A, translating into MKAEIVSIGSEILSGRTIDTNSAYLGRILMECGITVLRKSAVVDSLEEIVDVLRGALSRCDVVITVGGLGPTSDDLTREAICEALGISLVFKEELAEKIREFFRRRGVRMAEINLKQAYLPEGAAPIENKVGTAPGFILEKDDKIIIALPGPPSELIPMVEGVVKPYLREKNPGDVIIHKTLRVVGRPESYVEEALQDLMAPQGHPSLAPFAKTGEVHLVITAKGDEESAKKMVEEYERKVRERLGEDIYGVDEEELEEVVGRMLRERGLTLAVAESCTGGLLGYRITKISGSSDYFLGGVISYANEVKRDVLGVNEEDLKRYGAVSEQVARQMAEGARRVIKADLGVGITGIAGPTGGTPEKPVGLVYIALATPEETICQRNIFPGDREMVRWRSSQTALDMVRRWLIRHPKR; encoded by the coding sequence ATGAAGGCGGAGATAGTCTCCATCGGGAGCGAGATACTCTCTGGAAGGACAATAGATACGAACTCTGCCTATTTGGGAAGAATCCTTATGGAATGCGGTATAACAGTGTTGAGGAAGTCAGCGGTTGTAGATAGTTTGGAGGAAATAGTGGATGTGTTAAGAGGGGCTCTTTCTCGTTGTGATGTGGTGATAACAGTGGGAGGGCTCGGACCAACGAGCGACGACTTGACGAGGGAGGCAATTTGCGAAGCCTTGGGAATTTCCTTGGTTTTCAAAGAGGAGCTTGCGGAGAAGATAAGGGAGTTCTTCAGGCGAAGGGGAGTAAGGATGGCTGAGATAAATTTGAAGCAGGCTTATCTTCCGGAGGGGGCTGCCCCTATTGAAAACAAGGTAGGCACCGCCCCCGGCTTCATCTTGGAGAAAGACGATAAGATAATCATAGCCCTTCCCGGACCACCCTCCGAGCTCATCCCAATGGTTGAAGGGGTGGTGAAACCATATTTGAGGGAGAAGAATCCCGGCGATGTGATAATCCATAAAACATTGAGGGTTGTGGGGAGACCGGAATCCTATGTTGAGGAGGCATTGCAAGATTTGATGGCTCCTCAAGGTCATCCATCCCTCGCTCCTTTTGCGAAAACGGGAGAGGTTCATCTCGTAATAACAGCAAAGGGGGATGAGGAATCGGCGAAGAAGATGGTGGAGGAGTATGAGAGGAAGGTGAGGGAGAGGCTTGGGGAGGATATATATGGGGTTGACGAGGAGGAATTGGAAGAGGTAGTGGGGAGGATGTTGAGGGAAAGGGGGTTGACATTGGCGGTTGCTGAGTCCTGCACTGGCGGGCTTTTGGGCTATAGGATAACGAAGATATCGGGAAGCTCGGATTATTTTCTCGGGGGGGTGATATCTTATGCTAACGAGGTTAAGAGGGATGTTTTAGGGGTGAATGAGGAAGATTTGAAGAGATATGGAGCGGTGAGCGAGCAAGTGGCGAGGCAGATGGCTGAGGGAGCGAGAAGAGTGATAAAAGCGGATTTGGGAGTGGGAATAACTGGGATAGCTGGTCCCACTGGCGGGACGCCTGAGAAACCCGTTGGCTTGGTTTATATAGCGCTGGCAACTCCCGAGGAGACGATTTGCCAAAGGAATATATTCCCTGGGGATAGAGAGATGGTTCGCTGGCGCTCCTCACAAACCGCTTTGGATATGGTGAGAAGATGGCTGATAAGACATCCCAAAAGATAA
- a CDS encoding glycine--tRNA ligase subunit alpha produces the protein MEFQTLLRKLDEFWINQGCLILQPYDVEVGAGTMHPATFFGALGDYPWRVAYVQPSRRPQDGRYAQNPNRLQRYYQYQVIVKPAPHDIQNIYLDSLEFLGIHLKKHEVRFIEDDWESPTLGASGVGWEVWLDGLEITQFTYFQQMGGVELSTISVEITYGPERLAMYLQKSDSILDIEWGRGIKYGDIHTAMEVEHCKYNFELADISSLLSLFNHYEKEAHSLLDKKLIFPSYDLALKCSHIFNILDARGALSVTERASFIDRVRAIANRCAQLYIQQEASV, from the coding sequence ATGGAATTCCAGACCCTTCTTCGAAAGTTGGACGAGTTTTGGATTAATCAAGGTTGCCTCATCCTCCAACCTTACGATGTAGAGGTTGGAGCGGGAACTATGCATCCCGCCACTTTCTTCGGCGCCCTTGGCGATTATCCTTGGCGCGTCGCCTATGTCCAGCCCTCCCGCAGACCACAAGACGGTCGCTACGCCCAGAATCCCAATCGCTTGCAAAGATATTATCAGTATCAGGTCATCGTTAAGCCCGCACCCCACGATATCCAAAACATCTACCTTGATAGCCTTGAATTCTTGGGCATCCACCTCAAAAAACACGAAGTTCGCTTCATAGAAGACGATTGGGAATCCCCTACACTCGGCGCCTCGGGCGTCGGATGGGAGGTCTGGCTTGACGGATTGGAAATCACGCAGTTCACCTACTTCCAACAAATGGGCGGAGTGGAGCTATCTACCATCTCCGTTGAGATAACCTACGGACCGGAAAGGCTCGCTATGTATCTTCAAAAAAGCGATTCCATTTTGGATATTGAATGGGGAAGAGGAATTAAATATGGAGATATCCACACCGCTATGGAAGTAGAACACTGCAAATACAACTTTGAATTGGCTGATATCTCTTCCCTCCTCTCCCTCTTCAACCATTATGAGAAGGAAGCCCACTCGCTTTTAGACAAGAAATTGATATTCCCAAGCTATGACTTGGCTCTTAAATGCTCCCATATCTTCAATATCCTTGATGCGAGAGGAGCGCTAAGCGTTACAGAAAGAGCTTCCTTTATAGATAGAGTGCGAGCGATTGCAAATAGGTGCGCCCAACTTTACATCCAACAGGAGGCATCGGTATAA
- a CDS encoding deoxyguanosinetriphosphate triphosphohydrolase yields the protein MLPREVTEEREKQFLSPFATLSINSKGRQKPEEKCDIRTDFQRDRDRIIHSKAFRRLKHKTQVFIAPEGDHYRTRLTHTLEVSQIARTVGRALRLNEDLIEAISLAHDIGHTPFGHAGEDALDSIIKKYIPSASFRHNEQGLRVVDFLEKNGEGLNLTYEVREGILYHSKGMEDLRKALREKGKVTLEAQVVMVADRIAYINHDIDDAIRAELIKEEDIPQECLHILGRTHSERIGKMVRDVIRESEGKPYIALSEEILNAMELMKNFLYETVYRHPLILQELEKAKRLLYQLFEFYMENPSLLPAFLQPEEAKQEDIARAVCDFIAGMTDHYAYRMFATHLLPHRWEEGI from the coding sequence ATGCTCCCAAGGGAAGTTACAGAGGAGAGGGAAAAGCAATTTCTTTCTCCTTTCGCCACTCTTTCCATCAATAGCAAAGGAAGGCAAAAGCCAGAGGAGAAATGCGATATAAGAACGGATTTTCAGCGGGATAGAGACAGGATTATCCACAGCAAGGCATTTAGACGGTTAAAGCACAAAACGCAGGTATTCATCGCTCCCGAGGGAGACCATTATCGCACCCGCTTAACCCATACGCTTGAGGTCTCCCAAATAGCCCGAACGGTGGGAAGAGCACTAAGGCTTAACGAGGATTTAATTGAAGCGATTTCCTTGGCTCACGACATCGGGCACACCCCCTTCGGGCACGCCGGGGAGGATGCACTGGATTCCATAATCAAAAAATATATTCCATCGGCAAGCTTCCGCCATAACGAGCAAGGATTGAGAGTGGTTGATTTCCTTGAGAAAAACGGAGAGGGATTGAATCTGACCTATGAAGTAAGGGAGGGCATCCTCTATCACAGCAAGGGGATGGAGGATTTGCGGAAGGCTTTAAGGGAAAAAGGAAAAGTTACTTTAGAGGCGCAAGTCGTGATGGTCGCCGACCGCATAGCGTATATCAATCACGACATTGATGACGCTATACGAGCGGAATTGATTAAAGAGGAGGATATCCCTCAAGAATGTTTACATATATTGGGAAGAACTCATTCAGAAAGAATCGGAAAAATGGTACGAGATGTCATAAGGGAGAGCGAGGGGAAACCCTATATAGCTCTCTCCGAGGAAATCCTCAATGCTATGGAGCTGATGAAGAACTTCCTTTACGAAACCGTTTACCGGCATCCCCTTATTTTACAGGAATTGGAGAAAGCGAAGAGATTGCTATATCAGCTTTTTGAATTCTATATGGAAAACCCTTCTCTCCTCCCCGCCTTCCTCCAGCCAGAGGAGGCAAAACAAGAGGATATCGCGAGGGCGGTATGTGATTTCATAGCGGGGATGACCGACCACTATGCCTATAGAATGTTCGCCACTCATCTTCTGCCCCATAGATGGGAGGAAGGGATATGA